In Rutidosis leptorrhynchoides isolate AG116_Rl617_1_P2 chromosome 2, CSIRO_AGI_Rlap_v1, whole genome shotgun sequence, one genomic interval encodes:
- the LOC139892217 gene encoding kinesin-like protein KIN-7E, chloroplastic — protein sequence MSFTSRSSRSSISPLRSRKSSEPPDTTTRRTKPNSSNSKQQHISNSKPSTTTQAQISSTKLKENVTVTVRLRPLNSREISKGDEIAWFGDGDYSIQNEFNPSISYGFDRVFGPATTTRHVYDVAARHVINGSMEGINGTVFAYGVTSSGKTHTMHGEQKSPGIIPLAVKDVFGIIQETPGREFLLRVSYLEIYNEVINDLLNPTGQNLRIREDNQGTYVEGIKEEVVLSPAHALSLIASGEAHRHVGSNNFNLLSSRSHTIFTLMIESSPCGENQEEDVTLSQLHLIDLAGSESSKTETTGMRRKEGSYINKSLLTLGTVISKLTDGKSAHIPYRDSKLTRLLQSSLSGHGRVSLICTVTPASSNTEETHNTLKFAHRSKHVEIKASQNKIIDEKSLIKKYQKEISCLKQELQQLKRGMVPNSEDLVNMKLQLEAGQVKLQSRLEEEEQAKEALMGRIQRLTKLILVSTKNTMTPNIPGNLDHRRRHSFGEDELVHLPDKKRGMFLDYDSGSVDSEFSGQGSSDPANLDELVKDYRKNRKKGMLGWFKLKKPDHLTGLSLHNDQESPTSGSPTSSRSSKSRGVFDDTKDGLRNSIGRKGDDLAVADSLLQRTQAGDLFSATDGGRHLPPTGTTITDQMELMREQVKMLSGDVALCTSSLKRLTEQATNRPEDSQLQEQMQMLKYEIRGKKSQIHLLEQRMISSVDMNTHKLKRNEIPQVPSKLIAQLNEKTFELELKAADNRILQEQLQVKVSDNAEMQQTILLLRQQVESLTAANNSNSQQHKYINEEKYINESTPTSVMSLNKVFSQDDSIQSSNDGLDSCLNSRLLMQAAEIETLKKEKMQMAEEKNELMMCSQKLADEGSYAKELAAAAATELRNLAAEVTKLSYQNAKLNAELAVTKEACNSNQYQKNNDIVRKQEDSLLVEELQKQLNARYQREASLVGALSERDKLEGELRKRLDAVKRREEDLEAELANLWAHVAELKNSASSESNSRILQTGVDIDSATVRCNEAFEDDVVSGQDDTRSIDELRLLYHKEKERCLELDSYISRLKGDNISDLDITSLEELQNLHVEAITKICHTKALYR from the exons ATGTCCTTCACTTCCAGATCTTCAAGGTCTTCAATCTCGCCGTTGAGGTCCCGAAAGTCATCGGAACCACCAGACACCACCACTCGCCGGACTAAACCTAACTCCTCTAATTCCAAGCAGCAACACATTTCTAATTCCAAACCCTCAACGACAACTCAAGCTCAAATTTCAAGTACTAAACTCAAAGAAAATGTCACTGTCACCGTCAGACTCCGTCCTCTTAA TTCAAGGGAGATTAGCAAAGGAGATGAGATAGCATGGTTTGGGGATGGAGATTATTCAATACAGAATGAGTTTAATCCCTCCATTTCATACGGATTTG ACAGAGTGTTTGGACCAGCAACAACTACGCGCCATGTTTATGATGTTGCAGCTCGACATGTCATCAATGGTTCCATGGAAGGAATTAATG GAACCGTGTTTGCATATGGTGTGACTAGCAGTGGGAAGACTCACACGATGCAT GGTGAACAAAAGTCACCTGGTATCATTCCTTTGGCTGTGAAGGATGTGTTTGGAATTATACAAGAG ACACCTGGACGAGAGTTTCTACTTCGAGTATCTTATCTGGAGATCTATAATGAG GTTATAAATGACTTGCTTAATCCCACTGGGCAGAATTTAAGAATAAGAGAAGATAACCAG GGAACTTACGTTGAAGGAATCAAAGAGGAAGTTGTTTTGTCTCCCGCTCATGCTCTTTCACTAATCGCATCCGGGGAAG CTCATAGGCACGTTGGATCAAATAATTTTAATTTACTTAGCAGTCGTAGCCATACTATATTTACCCTG ATGATTGAGAGCAGTCCATGTGGAGAAAATCAGGAAGAGGATGTAACCTTATCACAACTG CACTTAATTGACCTGGCAGGATCTGAAAGTTCTAAGACCGAGACAACTGGAATGAGGAGAAAAGAAGGCTCATACATAAACAAGAGTCTGCTTACTCTTGGAACA GTGATATCTAAATTAACAGACGGTAAGTCTGCGCACATACCTTATCGAGATTCAAAGCTTACACGACTGTTGCAATCTTCACTTAGTGGACATGGACGAGTTTCT CTTATATGCACAGTGACTCCtgcctcaagcaatacagaagaaACACATAATACTCTTAAGTTTGCACACCGTAGTAAACATGTGGAAATTAAGGCTTCTCAGAATAAG ATTATTGATGAGAAATCACTTATTAAGAAGTATCAGAAGGAGATTTCTTGTTTAAAACAAGAACTTCAGCAATTAAAGCGTGGTATGGTACCAAACAGCGAGGATCTAGTTAATATGAAACTTCAG TTGGAAGCTGGACAAGTTAAATTACAGTCAAGACTAGAGGAGGAAGAACAGGCTAAAGAAGCTttaatgggaagaattcaaagattGACTAAATTAATTCTAGTTTCTACTAAGAACACAATGACACCAAATATACCGGGAAATTTAGACCACCGAAGGAGGCATTCGTTTGGTGAAGATGAA TTAGTACACTTGCCAGACAAAAAACGGGGGATGTTTCTTGATTATGATTCTGGAAGCGTCGATTCTGAGTTTTCAGGACAGGGGAGCTCGGATCCGGCTAATCTTGATGAGTTGGTCAAAGATTACAGGAAGAACCGAAAAAAAGGCATGCTTGGGTGGTTCAAACTGAAA AAACCAGACCATTTAACTGGTTTATCGTTACATAATGATCAAGAAAGCCCCACAAGTGGTTCACCTACATCGTCCAGATCATCAAAAAGTAGAGGTGTTTTCGATGACACGAAAGATGGTTTGAGAAACTCAATTGGAAGAAAAGGTGATGACTTGGCAGTTGCTGATTCGCTTCTGCAAAGAACACAAGCAGGTGACTTGTTTAGTGCAACTGATGGAGGTCGACATTTACCTCCG ACAGGAACTACTATTACTGACCAAATGGAGCTTATGCGTGAGCAAGTGAAAATGTTGTCTGGTGATGTGGCACTTTGTACTAGTTCTTTAAAGAGACTCACAGAGCAAGCAACTAATAGACCTGAAGACTCTCAACTTCAG GAACAAATGCAAATGTTGAAATATGAGATTAGGGGAAAGAAATCTCAGATACATCTATTGGAGCAACGTATGATTAGTTCAGTGGATATGAATACACATAAATTAAAACGCAACGAAATACCTCAG GTTCCCTCCAAGCTTATTGCACAATTAAATGAAAAAACCTTCGAACTTGAG TTAAAAGCAGCAGATAACAGGATTTTACAGGAGCAGCTACAAGTAAAG GTCTCTGACAACGCTGAAATGCAACAAACCATTCTTTTACTAAGACAACAAGTTGAGTCCTTAACAGCCGCCAACAATTCAAATTCTCagcaacataaatatattaatgaagaaAAGTATATCAATGAAAGCACACCAACTAGTGTTATGAGTTTGAATAAAGTATTTTCCCAAGATGACTCAATTCAAAGTAGCAACGATGGCCTTGATTCTTGTTTGAATTCTCGGCTTCTTATGCAG GCTGCTGAGATAGAGACATTGAAGAAAGAGAAGATGCAAATGGCTgaagaaaaaaatgagcttatgatGTGCAGCCAAAAACTGGCTGATGAAGGTTCGTATGCAAAGGAGCTGGCCGCAGCTGCAGCAACTGAGCTTAGAAACTTAGCTGCAGAAGTAACAAAACTTTCATACCAAAATGCTAAACTAAATGCTGAGCTGGCAGTTACAAAAGAAGCCTGCAACTCTAACCAATATCAAAAGAATAATGATATTGTTAGAAAACAAGAAGATAGTTTACTTGTAGAGGAGTTACAGAAACAGTTAAATGCAAGGTACCAAAGAGAGGCTTCATTGGTTGGTGCGCTTTCTGAAAGAGATAAGTTAGAAGGTGAGTTGAGAAAAAGATTAGATGCAGTGAAACGACGTGAAGAGGATTTGGAAGCTGAGCTGGCAAACTTGTGGGCCCATGTTGCAGAACTTAAAAACTCTGCTAGTTCTGAAAGTAATTCTAGAATTCTGCAAACTGGAGTAGACATTGATTCAGCTACTGTTAGATGTAATGAAGCTTTTGAAGATGATGTAGTTTCAGGCCAGGATGATACAAGATCAATTGATGAATTAAGACTACTGTATCATAAAGAGAAAGAAAGGTGCCTTGAATTGGATAGTTATATTTCAAGATTGAAG GGTGATAATATTTCTGATTTGGATATTACTTCACTGGAGGAGCTCCAAAACCTACATGTTGAAGCAATAACCAAGATTTGTCATACAAAG GCATTGTACAGGTAA
- the LOC139892219 gene encoding aspartic proteinase Asp1-like isoform X3 produces MDLDQFTHSIMISSLLICLLLPFQGCYSAATQPRSSTKSTSADQFSSSVVFPVTGNVYPRGYYHATVNIGNPPKPYFLDIDTGSDLTWLQCDVPCVKCLPAPHKPYKPNKDLVACMDPLCASVHYPETHDCESSKDQCDYEVQYADHGSSLGLLVKDWFPLQYINGSVAKPRLAFGCGYNQEVLANMDPPYTDGILGLGVGKASILRQLHELGVTRNVVGHCLSSQGDGYLFFGDELVPSSGVVWTPMSTTEIEKYYSLGSAELFVGGKTTGIKNLPIVFDSGSTYTYLNEKAYKVLLTKIMNDIKGKHLSKADEDESLPVCWKGSKPFKSVQEVKNNFKPITLSFAKSKNARLQLDPEAYLIISKHGNACLGILNGSEVGLDNVNLIGDISFLDKIIIYDNENQRIGWVPANCNKLPKSGNFFLFMNSVDNDDDPDYGGMCKAYGSNMGIFQAYCAAR; encoded by the exons ATGGATCTCGATCAATTTACACATTCAATCATGATATCGTCGTTATTAATCTGCTTGTTACTGCCATTTCAAGGATGCTATTCCGCCGCTACTCAGCCAAGGTCTTCCACCAAATCAACTTCCGCCGATCAATTCTCGTCTTCTGTCGTTTTTCCGGTCACCGGAAACGTTTATCCGAGAGG GTACTATCATGCTACTGTGAATATAGGAAATCCACCAAAACCTTATTTTTTAGACATAGATACTGGAAGTGATCTCACTTGGCTTCAGTGCGATGTACCTTGCGTCAAATGCCTCCCG GCACCTCACAAACCTTATAAGCCTAACAAAGATCTTGTGGCATGCATGGATCCACTATGTGCATCTGTACATTATCCAGAAACGCATGATTGTGAGTCTTCAAAGGATCAGTGTGATTATGAAGTTCAGTACGCCGATCATGGATCTTCTCTTGGTCTATTAGTTAAAGACTGGTTCCCCTTGCAATACATCAATGGAAGTGTAGCCAAACCTCGACTTGCATTTGG ATGTGGTTACAATCAAGAAGTTCTAGCCAATATGGACCCACCTTACACTGATGGGATTCTTGGTCTTGGCGTAGGCAAAGCAAGCATCTTACGCCAACTGCATGAACTCGGTGTAACAAGAAATGTAGTGGGCCATTGTCTGAGTTCTCAAGGAGACGGTTATTTGTTTTTTGGTGATGAACTTGTCCCTTCTTCAGGTGTTGTTTGGACGCCCATGTCAACAACCGAAATAGA AAAATATTATTCATTGGGATCTGCAGAACTCTTTGTTGGTGGAAAAACGACTGGAATAAAAAATCTCCCTATAGTGTTTGATAGTGGAAGTACATACACTTACTTGAATGAAAAAGCTTATAAagttctacttactaag ATTATGAATGACATAAAAGGGAAGCATTTATCCAAGGCAGATGAAGATGAAAGCCTCCCAGTATGTTGGAAAGGGTCAAAACCGTTCAAGTCCGTTCAAGAAGTCAAAAACAATTTTAAGCCAATTACGTTGAGCTTTGCAAAATCAAAAAATGCTCGGTTGCAGTTGGACCCTGAAGCATATCTCATCATCAGT AAACATGGAAATGCGTGCCTTGGCATCTTAAACGGCTCAGAAGTTGGCCTAGATAATGTTAATCTGATTGGGG ACATATCATTCCTAGACAAAATAATCATCTATGACAATGAGAATCAACGGATAGGATGGGTTCCTGCAAACTGTAACAAACTTCCAAAGTCCGGG AACTTTTTCTTGTTTATGAACAGTGTAGACAATGATGATGACCCGGATTATGGAGGCATGTGCAAGGCCTATGGCTCCAACATGGGAATTTTTCAAGCCTATTGTGCTGCACGATGA
- the LOC139892219 gene encoding aspartic proteinase Asp1-like isoform X2 — translation MDLDQFTHSIMISSLLICLLLPFQGCYSAATQPRSSTKSTSADQFSSSVVFPVTGNVYPRGYYHATVNIGNPPKPYFLDIDTGSDLTWLQCDVPCVKCLPAPHKPYKPNKDLVACMDPLCASVHYPETHDCESSKDQCDYEVQYADHGSSLGLLVKDWFPLQYINGSVAKPRLAFGCGYNQEVLANMDPPYTDGILGLGVGKASILRQLHELGVTRNVVGHCLSSQGDGYLFFGDELVPSSGVVWTPMSTTEIEKYYSLGSAELFVGGKTTGIKNLPIVFDSGSTYTYLNEKAYKVLLTKIMNDIKGKHLSKADEDESLPVCWKGSKPFKSVQEVKNNFKPITLSFAKSKNARLQLDPEAYLIISKHGNACLGILNGSEVGLDNVNLIGDISFLDKIIIYDNENQRIGWVPANCNKLPKQ, via the exons ATGGATCTCGATCAATTTACACATTCAATCATGATATCGTCGTTATTAATCTGCTTGTTACTGCCATTTCAAGGATGCTATTCCGCCGCTACTCAGCCAAGGTCTTCCACCAAATCAACTTCCGCCGATCAATTCTCGTCTTCTGTCGTTTTTCCGGTCACCGGAAACGTTTATCCGAGAGG GTACTATCATGCTACTGTGAATATAGGAAATCCACCAAAACCTTATTTTTTAGACATAGATACTGGAAGTGATCTCACTTGGCTTCAGTGCGATGTACCTTGCGTCAAATGCCTCCCG GCACCTCACAAACCTTATAAGCCTAACAAAGATCTTGTGGCATGCATGGATCCACTATGTGCATCTGTACATTATCCAGAAACGCATGATTGTGAGTCTTCAAAGGATCAGTGTGATTATGAAGTTCAGTACGCCGATCATGGATCTTCTCTTGGTCTATTAGTTAAAGACTGGTTCCCCTTGCAATACATCAATGGAAGTGTAGCCAAACCTCGACTTGCATTTGG ATGTGGTTACAATCAAGAAGTTCTAGCCAATATGGACCCACCTTACACTGATGGGATTCTTGGTCTTGGCGTAGGCAAAGCAAGCATCTTACGCCAACTGCATGAACTCGGTGTAACAAGAAATGTAGTGGGCCATTGTCTGAGTTCTCAAGGAGACGGTTATTTGTTTTTTGGTGATGAACTTGTCCCTTCTTCAGGTGTTGTTTGGACGCCCATGTCAACAACCGAAATAGA AAAATATTATTCATTGGGATCTGCAGAACTCTTTGTTGGTGGAAAAACGACTGGAATAAAAAATCTCCCTATAGTGTTTGATAGTGGAAGTACATACACTTACTTGAATGAAAAAGCTTATAAagttctacttactaag ATTATGAATGACATAAAAGGGAAGCATTTATCCAAGGCAGATGAAGATGAAAGCCTCCCAGTATGTTGGAAAGGGTCAAAACCGTTCAAGTCCGTTCAAGAAGTCAAAAACAATTTTAAGCCAATTACGTTGAGCTTTGCAAAATCAAAAAATGCTCGGTTGCAGTTGGACCCTGAAGCATATCTCATCATCAGT AAACATGGAAATGCGTGCCTTGGCATCTTAAACGGCTCAGAAGTTGGCCTAGATAATGTTAATCTGATTGGGG ACATATCATTCCTAGACAAAATAATCATCTATGACAATGAGAATCAACGGATAGGATGGGTTCCTGCAAACTGTAACAAACTTCCAAA ACAATGA
- the LOC139892219 gene encoding aspartic proteinase Asp1-like isoform X1 translates to MDLDQFTHSIMISSLLICLLLPFQGCYSAATQPRSSTKSTSADQFSSSVVFPVTGNVYPRGYYHATVNIGNPPKPYFLDIDTGSDLTWLQCDVPCVKCLPAPHKPYKPNKDLVACMDPLCASVHYPETHDCESSKDQCDYEVQYADHGSSLGLLVKDWFPLQYINGSVAKPRLAFGCGYNQEVLANMDPPYTDGILGLGVGKASILRQLHELGVTRNVVGHCLSSQGDGYLFFGDELVPSSGVVWTPMSTTEIEKYYSLGSAELFVGGKTTGIKNLPIVFDSGSTYTYLNEKAYKVLLTKIMNDIKGKHLSKADEDESLPVCWKGSKPFKSVQEVKNNFKPITLSFAKSKNARLQLDPEAYLIISKHGNACLGILNGSEVGLDNVNLIGDISFLDKIIIYDNENQRIGWVPANCNKLPNVDNDDDPDYGGMCKAYGSNMGIFQAYCAAR, encoded by the exons ATGGATCTCGATCAATTTACACATTCAATCATGATATCGTCGTTATTAATCTGCTTGTTACTGCCATTTCAAGGATGCTATTCCGCCGCTACTCAGCCAAGGTCTTCCACCAAATCAACTTCCGCCGATCAATTCTCGTCTTCTGTCGTTTTTCCGGTCACCGGAAACGTTTATCCGAGAGG GTACTATCATGCTACTGTGAATATAGGAAATCCACCAAAACCTTATTTTTTAGACATAGATACTGGAAGTGATCTCACTTGGCTTCAGTGCGATGTACCTTGCGTCAAATGCCTCCCG GCACCTCACAAACCTTATAAGCCTAACAAAGATCTTGTGGCATGCATGGATCCACTATGTGCATCTGTACATTATCCAGAAACGCATGATTGTGAGTCTTCAAAGGATCAGTGTGATTATGAAGTTCAGTACGCCGATCATGGATCTTCTCTTGGTCTATTAGTTAAAGACTGGTTCCCCTTGCAATACATCAATGGAAGTGTAGCCAAACCTCGACTTGCATTTGG ATGTGGTTACAATCAAGAAGTTCTAGCCAATATGGACCCACCTTACACTGATGGGATTCTTGGTCTTGGCGTAGGCAAAGCAAGCATCTTACGCCAACTGCATGAACTCGGTGTAACAAGAAATGTAGTGGGCCATTGTCTGAGTTCTCAAGGAGACGGTTATTTGTTTTTTGGTGATGAACTTGTCCCTTCTTCAGGTGTTGTTTGGACGCCCATGTCAACAACCGAAATAGA AAAATATTATTCATTGGGATCTGCAGAACTCTTTGTTGGTGGAAAAACGACTGGAATAAAAAATCTCCCTATAGTGTTTGATAGTGGAAGTACATACACTTACTTGAATGAAAAAGCTTATAAagttctacttactaag ATTATGAATGACATAAAAGGGAAGCATTTATCCAAGGCAGATGAAGATGAAAGCCTCCCAGTATGTTGGAAAGGGTCAAAACCGTTCAAGTCCGTTCAAGAAGTCAAAAACAATTTTAAGCCAATTACGTTGAGCTTTGCAAAATCAAAAAATGCTCGGTTGCAGTTGGACCCTGAAGCATATCTCATCATCAGT AAACATGGAAATGCGTGCCTTGGCATCTTAAACGGCTCAGAAGTTGGCCTAGATAATGTTAATCTGATTGGGG ACATATCATTCCTAGACAAAATAATCATCTATGACAATGAGAATCAACGGATAGGATGGGTTCCTGCAAACTGTAACAAACTTCCAAA TGTAGACAATGATGATGACCCGGATTATGGAGGCATGTGCAAGGCCTATGGCTCCAACATGGGAATTTTTCAAGCCTATTGTGCTGCACGATGA